A region from the Elusimicrobiaceae bacterium genome encodes:
- a CDS encoding FkbM family methyltransferase, which translates to MPAGLKDYGFFRELAERALARFGACHIARFNGYMLKTAPVFLSGESQPGISHEPPGAEFARAYLRPGDQFADIGAGPGALSLIAASLVRAEGRIVAVEPHPRIYGYLRDNVALNGFQNVFTVRAAAAGAKGFLRISDFRAAGFNRVCLFGGKPADADTLDGLLWRLENKIALVNVSVNGYEAFAFAGAGETLARTDAVCFELARCALGRYGADAAAALAPLAKAGLAPCRFNGQNIEALPAGSEPPDGFYCAVRDIAACNARLAVKTAVK; encoded by the coding sequence ATGCCGGCCGGCCTGAAAGATTACGGTTTTTTTCGCGAACTGGCCGAACGGGCGTTAGCCCGGTTCGGCGCGTGCCATATTGCGCGTTTTAACGGATATATGCTGAAAACCGCGCCCGTGTTTTTGAGCGGAGAGTCTCAACCCGGCATAAGTCATGAGCCGCCGGGCGCGGAGTTTGCCCGCGCGTACTTGCGGCCCGGCGATCAGTTTGCCGATATCGGGGCCGGGCCGGGCGCGCTCAGTCTGATTGCCGCTTCGCTGGTGCGGGCGGAAGGCAGAATCGTGGCGGTGGAGCCGCACCCCAGAATCTACGGCTATCTGCGCGACAATGTGGCGTTAAACGGATTCCAGAATGTTTTTACCGTCCGGGCGGCCGCGGCGGGCGCGAAGGGCTTCCTGCGGATCAGCGATTTCCGGGCGGCCGGTTTCAACCGGGTCTGTCTGTTCGGCGGAAAGCCGGCGGATGCCGACACGCTCGACGGCCTGCTGTGGAGGCTGGAAAATAAAATCGCGCTGGTCAATGTCAGCGTTAACGGCTACGAGGCGTTTGCGTTTGCCGGGGCGGGCGAAACGCTTGCGCGGACTGACGCGGTCTGTTTTGAGCTGGCGCGGTGCGCGCTTGGGCGGTACGGAGCGGATGCCGCGGCGGCGCTTGCTCCGCTTGCGAAAGCCGGGCTCGCGCCGTGCCGGTTTAACGGACAAAATATCGAGGCGTTGCCCGCCGGATCCGAACCGCCGGACGGATTTTACTGCGCCGTCAGGGATATCGCCGCCTGCAATGCCCGGCTGGCCGTAAAAACCGCCGTAAAATAA